GGCGAGCGGGCATTGACCAACCAGCCGCCTTCAACGCGCTGCGCTGTACCGCTGGGATTGACCCCGTGTGAAGCGCGAAAGTAGCCGCTGCCATTGTGGAATGCCTCGCGCTGGCCTTGTTCTGGCCAGTGCGTTGCAGTGGTCAACGCGTGACCTTGCCCCAAACACAGGCACCAAGCGGTACCGGGGTCTCCGCGGCCGATCTCGATCATGATCTTTGCAAATGTGCGCAGGTCGGTCTCCAACCCACCATAGCGGGTCGGGGTAAGGAGATTGTAGAAGCCGGATTTCAGGAAAGTTTGGTGCAGTTCAGGGGTATAGCGACCGAGACGTTCAGCTGCGCCGGCTTGGGCGCGTATCTGGTCCTTCAAACCGCAGGCCCGCAGGATCAGTTGATTTGATGCCTCCTTTTCAGGGAAGGTCTGGATGGTCATCTCTCTTGTTCTCCTAATGATGCGCCAGCAGTGGCGACTAGATGCCTGGCAGCACAGTGGCGCCAAGAACGGCTCGGTTAGATACATCGCGCAGAGCCTGGCCAGTCTCGCCAAGGCCATAGCTGCGCTGGGCAAGCGAGCTGAGATCGAGCTGGCCTCGTTCCGCGAGCCGTATCAGCCATGGAAGATCACGTCGCATTATGAGGGAGCCTTGTTGGCAGACGTGGATCACTTTACCACCGAGGGCAAATGGTGCCGCCGGAAAGCTGACCATCGCGCCGGGGCGGATATCTATGCCCGCGAGCACGACATGTCCGGCCGAGCGCGCCATTGCCCAAGCTTGTTCGACTGCACGAGCATCGGTCGCCGCTTCGAAGACGTAGTCGGCGCCACGGCCCTGCATCTCGCCTCCGGCATCGCCGGATAATTCCTGCACCGCGGCAACAGGATCGGTTTCGCGGGGATCAATGATATCCGTGGCGCCGCACCGCAGGGCCGCCTGGCGCCGCTGTGCCAACGGCTCAACGGCGATGATCCGTGAAGCACCAGCCAGCCGGGCAGCCATGATGTAAGACAGGCCAACCGGTCCGCATCCAATAACGGCGACGATGCTTCCCGCCTGGATAGGTGCGGTGACCAAGGCAGCGCCTACTCCAGTACTCACAGGGTTGCTGATCAATGCCAGCTGTTCTAGTGGCAGATCGCTGAAGATCGTCGTGACCTGGGTCTCGCGAGTGACGGCCAGTTCAGCGAAGCTGCCAACATACGAGTTGCCGTGCACTTCTCCGCCTGCATCGGAGCATGCGATGGGAGGACTCACCATTGTATTTTGAGCGCATTGATCCATTCGCCCCCGCCGGCAAAAGTGACACTGGCCACAATTAGCGGAACTCGTCACGAGGACGCGATCGCCTACTTTGACACCACCGACAGCCGAGCCAACGTGTTCAACCAGCCCCACCGCCGCATGACCGTGGATTATGTTAGCCGGAAGCCGCGGCAATGTAGGCAGGACTGATGAAGCTCCATCAGCGACTTTGTCGGCGGTTCCGGGGGGTGGCGGCGCATCAATCGACAGCACATCTGCGCTGCCGACATTCGTTGCTTGGACCCTGACAACCACTTCTTGTGGGCGCAGCGGCAAAAGTTCCAGAGTCTCCAGCTGCTCGCCGGACTCTTTGCACATCATAGCCTGGAAACGCATATCTCCTCCCTAGACGAGCGTCCAATAAACGGTACGGTGGTGACTTGTCCTCCTGACAGCCAGATCCACTCCCTCGACGCTTTCAGATTATTACTCGGAAATCTTGGAGTGGCTTATAGTGAATGCAATGAGTCGCCCTTGAGTGTGACGGAGTTCCGAGGCCGTCGGCTCAGAGCGAGGCGGCTCCGAATTGGTGGCAATGCGGCGTCACGAGCAACCTTAGATACTTCTCCAGTCGAAGCGGCGGCGGCGAGACGGCGCAAAAATTGCGCAGATGTTCCCTCAGCCCAATTGAATGGGAGATTAACAAGCCCTGACTCGCGGAGCCGGAGAGGCTCCTCAGCCCACAACACCAAGACAATCATTTGCTGCCGGAAAAATCGGTCTGTTACGGCCGTTGCCCGGGGATTTGCTAAGAACACTACCACGAGACTTTCTCCTCCCAGCCGTCGTGACACGATGGACAAAACGCCGTATTCCAT
This genomic window from Agrobacterium vitis contains:
- a CDS encoding zinc-binding dehydrogenase, whose amino-acid sequence is MRFQAMMCKESGEQLETLELLPLRPQEVVVRVQATNVGSADVLSIDAPPPPGTADKVADGASSVLPTLPRLPANIIHGHAAVGLVEHVGSAVGGVKVGDRVLVTSSANCGQCHFCRRGRMDQCAQNTMVSPPIACSDAGGEVHGNSYVGSFAELAVTRETQVTTIFSDLPLEQLALISNPVSTGVGAALVTAPIQAGSIVAVIGCGPVGLSYIMAARLAGASRIIAVEPLAQRRQAALRCGATDIIDPRETDPVAAVQELSGDAGGEMQGRGADYVFEAATDARAVEQAWAMARSAGHVVLAGIDIRPGAMVSFPAAPFALGGKVIHVCQQGSLIMRRDLPWLIRLAERGQLDLSSLAQRSYGLGETGQALRDVSNRAVLGATVLPGI